One region of Chanodichthys erythropterus isolate Z2021 chromosome 17, ASM2448905v1, whole genome shotgun sequence genomic DNA includes:
- the chp2 gene encoding calcineurin B homologous protein 2 isoform X2: MGSTNSTLLKIPNVEELMQETGFSSVHIIRLYDRFKALDKEGRGHLCPHDFGAIKELAMNPIGDRIIGAFFSPGQETVDFNTFVKILAHFRPVDKDRPRDPNSPEPINSRSNKLKFAFQLYDQDKDGKISRDELLKVLRDMLGMQVTEEQLESIADRTIQEADLDRDDAISFEEFRKSLEKVNIDHKMSIRFLR; this comes from the exons ATGGGTTCGACGAACTCCACCCTATTAAAAATCCCAAACGTCGAGGAGTTGATGCAAGAAACGGGCT TTTCATCTGTCCACATTATTCGTCTGTATGATCGCTTCAAAGCTCTGGATAAAGAAGGACGAGGTCATCTCTG TCCTCATGATTTTGGAGCCATAAAGGAGCTGGCAATGAACCCCATAGGAGACAGAATAATAGGTGCCTTCTTCTCCCCAGG ACAGGAAACGGTGGACTTTAACACTTTTGTGAAGATCCTGGCGCATTTCCGGCCCGTTGACAAGGACCGACCTAGAGACCCAAATTCTCCTGAACCCATAAACAGCAGGAGCAACAAACTCAAAT TTGCGTTTCAGTTGTATGACCAGGACAAGGATGGCAAGATTTCCAGAGATGAGCTTTTAAAG GTTCTCCGGGACATGCTGGGGATGCAGGTGACAGAGGAGCAGCTGGAGAGCATAGCAGACCGCACTATACAGGAAGCAGATCTAGACCGCGATGACGCAATATCTTTTGAGGAGTTTCGGAAG TCTCTGGAGAAGGTCAACATTGATCACAAGATGAGCATTCGTTTCTTGCGCTAG
- the cox7a1 gene encoding cytochrome c oxidase subunit 7A1, mitochondrial, which yields MRHLLSLPRLASRAFSTTVRQMKNKVPDKQKVFLEDNGLPVHIKGGTTDVLLYRLTMTITLAGTGFSLYWLLLASMPKSKA from the exons ATGAGGCATTTACTG AGTCTTCCACGTCTAGCCTCCCGGGCGTTTAGCACAACAGTCCGGCAAATGAAAAACAAGGTGCCGGATAAACAGAAGGTTTTCCTG GAGGATAATGGTCTGCCTGTCCACATTAAAGGAGGCACTACCGACGTCCTTCTGTACCGTTTGACCATGACCATCACATTAGCAG GCACTGGCTTTTCCCTTTACTGGTTGCTGTTGGCCAGTATGCCAAAGAGTAAAGCATAA
- the chp2 gene encoding calcineurin B homologous protein 2 isoform X1, whose product MGSTNSTLLKIPNVEELMQETGFSSVHIIRLYDRFKALDKEGRGHLCPHDFGAIKELAMNPIGDRIIGAFFSPGQETVDFNTFVKILAHFRPVDKDRPRDPNSPEPINSRSNKLKFAFQLYDQDKDGKISRDELLKVLRDMLGMQVTEEQLESIADRTIQEADLDRDDAISFEEFRKVSAKILHLKKAPVVMSAEYDC is encoded by the exons ATGGGTTCGACGAACTCCACCCTATTAAAAATCCCAAACGTCGAGGAGTTGATGCAAGAAACGGGCT TTTCATCTGTCCACATTATTCGTCTGTATGATCGCTTCAAAGCTCTGGATAAAGAAGGACGAGGTCATCTCTG TCCTCATGATTTTGGAGCCATAAAGGAGCTGGCAATGAACCCCATAGGAGACAGAATAATAGGTGCCTTCTTCTCCCCAGG ACAGGAAACGGTGGACTTTAACACTTTTGTGAAGATCCTGGCGCATTTCCGGCCCGTTGACAAGGACCGACCTAGAGACCCAAATTCTCCTGAACCCATAAACAGCAGGAGCAACAAACTCAAAT TTGCGTTTCAGTTGTATGACCAGGACAAGGATGGCAAGATTTCCAGAGATGAGCTTTTAAAG GTTCTCCGGGACATGCTGGGGATGCAGGTGACAGAGGAGCAGCTGGAGAGCATAGCAGACCGCACTATACAGGAAGCAGATCTAGACCGCGATGACGCAATATCTTTTGAGGAGTTTCGGAAGGTATCGGCCAAAATTCTGCATTTGAAAAAAGCACCTGTTGTGATGTCAGCGGAATATGATTGCTAA